One segment of Anguilla anguilla isolate fAngAng1 chromosome 1, fAngAng1.pri, whole genome shotgun sequence DNA contains the following:
- the LOC118221324 gene encoding transmembrane protein 151B encodes MLSPELETDTAAEDTAPSTPNGIEGTPASIDALEEQRPVKQSLSASMWRESHWRCLLLSLLMYSCLGAVAWCQLTRVTKLSFDSSVTSSLTASISSLRGGGGGGRSMIYHDSPCSDGYVYIPLAFLLMLYAVYLVECWHCRARAELQCKADVDSVYERVLRMRQARPCVWWKAISYHFVRRTRQVTRYRNGDAYTTTQVYHERVNTHVAEGEFDYARCGVRDVSRDLRGLEGHPATRLRFTKCFSFAGAGPENAYLNQRAHFFSEIEGLDDYMEAREGMQLKNVDFKEHLIAYVDPDRLPWYTSHAAFWLAALLMLSWPLRVLVEYRTAYVHYHVEKLFGLEYSNGSPSPSGDNVPIRSGSYGFPRAETVDSTELEWHIRSNRQLIPSYSEAMLMNLGGSGSGSGETRLSLRDSYAARSYGALVRDCERCCQRQDGHGPAATSSSCSSIFSRHAFHSRLSLDTSRFSLCRMYGSRRTVGLWRSRSSTLTERCCVDEQCCRSSSQLALNDSPPTYRDARFFPVLIVHRPEGCGDSSEVRRYYIRRGSCCLETSL; translated from the coding sequence CAGCGGCCGGTGAAGCAGTCACTCAGCGCCTCCATGTGGCGGGAGTCGCACTGGCGCtgcctgctgctctctctgctcatgTACAGCTGCCTGGGGGCAGTGGCCTGGTGTCAGCTGACCCGCGTGACTAAACTGAGCTTCGACTCCTCCGTCACCTCCTCCCTCACGGCCTCCATCTCCTccctgcgggggggcgggggcggcggccgcTCCATGATCTACCACGACAGCCCCTGCTCGGACGGCTACGTGTACATCCCGCTGGCCTTCCTGCTCATGCTGTACGCCGTGTACCTGGTGGAGTGCTGGCACTGCCGGGCCCGCGCCGAGCTGCAGTGCAAGGCGGACGTGGACAGCGTGTACGAGCGCGTGCTCCGCATGCGCCAGGCCCGGCCCTGCGTCTGGTGGAAGGCCATCAGCTACCACTTTGTGCGCCGGACCCGGCAGGTCACCCGCTACCGCAACGGCGACGCCTACACCACCACGCAGGTGTACCACGAGAGGGTGAACACCCACGTCGCCGAGGGGGAGTTCGACTACGCGCGCTGCGGGGTGCGGGACGTCTCGCGCGACCTGCGGGGCCTGGAAGGCCACCCCGCCACCCGCCTGCGCTTCACCAAGTGCTTCAGCTTTGCCGGCGCCGGGCCTGAGAACGCCTACCTCAACCAGCGCGCCCACTTCTTCTCCGAGATAGAGGGGCTGGACGACTACATGGAGGCGCGGGAGGGGATGCAGCTGAAAAACGTGGACTTCAAAGAGCACCTAATCGCCTATGTGGACCCCGACCGGCTGCCCTGGTACACCTCGCACGCGGCATTCTGGCTGGCCGCCCTGCTCATGTTATCCTGGCCGCTGCGGGTCCTCGTGGAGTACCGCACAGCCTACGTGCACTACCACGTGGAGAAGCTCTTTGGACTGGAGTACAGCAATGGCAGCCCATCCCCCTCCGGGGATAACGTGCCCATACGGAGTGGCAGCTACGGTTTCCCCCGAGCGGAGACGGTGGACAGCACCGAGCTGGAGTGGCACATCCGCTCCAACCGCCAGCTGATTCCCAGCTACTCCGAGGCCATGCTGATGAACCTGGGCGGCTCGGGTTCGGGTTCCGGGGAGACGCGGTTGTCCCTGCGCGACAGCTACGCAGCCCGGAGCTACGGAGCCTTGGTGCGCGACTGCGAGCGCTGCTGCCAGCGACAGGACGGCCACGGGCCGGCGGCGACCagctccagctgctcctccatcTTCTCCCGCCACGCCTTCCACTCGCGGCTGTCCCTGGACACGTCGCGCTTCTCGCTGTGCCGCATGTATGGGTCGCGGCGGACCGTGGGGCTGTGGCGCAGCCGGAGCAGCACGCTGACAGAGCGCTGTTGTGTCGATGAGCAGTGCTGCCGCTCCTCCAGCCAGCTCGCCCTCAATGACAGTCCGCCAACTTACCGCGACGCCCGCTTCTTTCCCGTCCTCATCGTGCATCGCCCTGAAGGCTGCGGTGACTCTTCCGAGGTGCGGCGCTACTACATCCGCAGAGGGTCCTGCTGCCTGGAGACCTCGCTCTGA